In the genome of Candidatus Rokuibacteriota bacterium, the window CACCGAGGGGTGAAGAAAGAGCACCTCCTCGACCTCGCGGGGGAAGACCTTGAAGCCGGAGACGTTGATCATGTCCTTGACGCGGTCCACCACGTAGAAGTAGCCGTCCGCATCGCGGGAGCCGATGTCCCCCGAGTGCAGCCACCCGTCTCGCACCGCTTCCGCCGTGGCCTGCGGGTTCCGGAAATAGCCCTTCATCACGTTGGGGCCCTTGATGAGAATCTCGCCCAGCTCGCCATCGCCCACCTGCTGCCCCGTGGCGGGATCCACGACCTTCATCTCCACGTTCTCGATGGGGGTGCCGATGGAACCCGGCCGGAAGGCCGTGTCGTGGTTGTAGGAGGCGAAGGGAGAGCACTCGGTGAGACCGTATCCCTGGTGGATGTCGTGGCCGGTGTGCTCCTTCCACCGCCGCTCCGGCTCGGCGGGCAGGCTCGCCGCCGCCGAGAAGCACAGCCGGAGCGAGGACCGGTCCCAGCGCGCCATGTCCGAGCCGAGCATCAGGATGTACATGGTGGGCACCGCGTACAGGAGCGTGATCCCTTCGGCGCCGATGGCGGCCGTGAAGTCGTCGGGGACGAACCGCTCCTGGAGCACGAGCGTGCCCCCGCAGGCGACCAGCGCGTTCATGATGAAGTTCTGACCGAAGCAGTGGAAAAGTGGAAGCGCACAGAGGCCCCGGTCATCGGGCGTCATCCGGAGGTGGTGAATCGTGGCCCAGGTGTTCGACACCACGTTCTCGTGGGTGAGCATGACCCCCTTGGGGCGTCCGGTGGTGGCCGAGGTGTACAGGATGGCGGCGGTCTCGCTCCGGTCCCGCTCCATGGCGCGCAGCCCCGGGTCGCCGGCGAGCGAGCGGAAGTCCACCTCGCCCTGCCCGCCCACCTGGATCAGGTGCCGCACCGACGGCAGCTCCCGGCGCGGCGGCAGGTTGGCAGCCACGGGCCCAGCCGTCACCACGGCGGCGGCCTCGCCGTCGTTGATGATGTAGCCGAGCTCGTCCCGCTTGTAGACCACGTTCAGCGAGATGGGAACGAGCCCGATCTTGCTGGCCGCGTAGTATGTCAGCACGAACTCGGGCCAGTTGGGCAGGTGGAGTCCGAGCCGCTCTCCCGGCCTGAGGCCGAGGCCGGCGAGCCCGGCAGCCAGCGAGGAGGCGGCCCGGTCGAGCTCCCGGTACGTCCAGCGCCGGTCCCTGAAGACCAGCGCCGGCCGCCCCGGATGGTGGAACGCCGACCGCTCGAGATTTCTCGCGACGTTCATGGGCCCACCTTCAGGGAATGAGCCGGCCCGTCGGCTTCGCCGTCGGGGCGCTTCCGCGCCCGACGGTCGGGCCCGCAACCCGTCCGGTCGTCATGGCAGCAGGAGCATTCTCCTCCTTCGCCGTCGGGGCGCTTCCGCGCCCGACGGTCGGGCCCGCAACCCGTCCGGTCGTCATGGCAGCAGGAGCACCTTTCCTGTGGTCTTCCGGCCCTCGAGGGCGCGGTGCGCATCGGCGGCCTGCGCCAGCGGGAAGGTGATCTCCACGCGCAGCCGGAGCTTCCCCTCGCGGATCCAGCCCAGGACGTCGCCCGAGCGCTGGACCAATTCCTCGCGGGTGGCGATGTGATGGTTGAGGCTCGGTCGTGTCACGAAGAGGGATCCCTTCACGTTGAGGAGCTGGAGATCGAGCGGCGGCACGGGACCGCTCGCCGCCCCGAACAGCGCCAGCGTGCCGCGGGGCCTCAGACAGTCGAGGCTCCCGCTGAAGGTCGTGGCGCCCACGCCGTCGTAGACCACGTCCACGCCGCGGCCGCCGGTGATGCGCTTCACCTCGGCCACGAAGTCCTGCGTGGTGTAGACAATGACGTGGTCGGCCCCCGCCGCTCGGGCCAGGGCGGCCTTCTCCTCCGTGGACGCCGTGCCGATCACGGTCGCGCCGCGCATCTTCGCCATCTGGCAGAGCAGGAGCCCCATGCCGCCGGCCGCGGCGTGCACGAGGCACGTCTCGCCCTTCCGGAGTGGATAGGTCGAGACCACGAGGTAGTGGGCCGTCATCCCCTGGAGCATGGCCGCCGCCCCGTCCCGGAAGGAAAGGCCGTCCGGGAGCTTCACGAGGCGGTTCGCGGGACAGACGTTGAGCTGGGCGTAGGAGCCCGGGATCCCCGTGTAGGCCACGCGGTCGCCCACCTTGACGTCGCTGACGCCGGCCCCCAGGGCGGTGACGGTGCCCGCACCCTCGAGACCGGGCGTGAACGGCAGGGGCACCTTGTTGGCGCCGGTGCGGAAGTAGACGTCGATGTAGTTGAGCCCGGCCGCCTCGAGCTTGACGAGGGCCTGGCCGGCCCCCGGGGTGGGCTCCGGGACATCCTCGAGCCTCAGGACCTCGGGCCCCCCGGGTGTGTGGACGCGAATGGCCTTCATGTGTGTCCTCCTCATGGAGCGCGCGGAGCGACGGGGTCCCGCCGCTAGCGCATGGCCGAGAGATCCACCGTGAACCTCGATAGCTCCTTCTCGTCCGGGTCGCGAATCAGCAGGGTGAAGCGGCCCCTGGGATCGAGGCGCGCGGCGGGAAACACGTAGAGACAGCGGGCGCTGAACCGCCCGTCCTCCCCGCGCAGCGCCGTCTGCTCGTTCTGCACGAAGCTCGGCTTCACCTCGATCTTGCCGTCGAGCAGCGCCGGCTCCAGGAAACGCGCGAAGTCGGGCTTGCCCCCGCGCAGGGTAACCCACAGCGTGAGCCTCCCCGCGGTCGCCTTCAGCACCGCGCCGATCTCCCTCGGCTTGAGCGGCGCCTTCTTGAAGGCGGCGATGCGCGCCGCCTGGGCGAGGCGGTGGAATGGCGTCACCACCGTCAACGTGTCACCCGAGCCGTTGCGGCTCGTCCACTCGTCGCCGAGCACCTCGCTCACGACGCTCCTGCGTCCGAGGCCGATCGCCTCCTTCTGCTCCCGCTCGGTCAGGGCGAAGGAGGCCGCCGCCGCGGGCTGGCTCGTGACGGGCCACAACGCGATTCCAGCGAGGGCGACGATCCAGACGCGCCGCATGATCCGACTCACGCCGCGCCATTGTAGCATGGCGTCACGGCTCGTCCGTCGACCCGCGCGGGCCGCGCCTCGCGCGCACCCGCGCCTGCATTGCTCCCGGAGACGGCCCGCGGTACGGTAGACGTATGCGCCGCGCCGGGCTCCTTCTCTCGGCCCTGCTTCTCGCTGGGTGCGTCTCCGCGTTCCCCGACGAGATGCTGCACGCGGTGAACCGCGCGGTGACCGTCTCCGAGCTGCGCCGCGCTCCAGGCGCGCACACCGGCGCGCGCGTGATCCTCGGCGGCGAGATCCTCGCCACCCGTCCCCGGGTGGGCGAGACCGAGATCGAGGTTCTCGCGCGGAACCTCGGGTCCGACGACAGCCCCGACCGGAGCGACCGATCCGAGGGGCGCTTCCTGGTGACGACGAGGGGCTTCCTCGATCCCGCCGTCTATGCCGCCGGCCGGCGCATCACCGTGGTGGGCACGGTCAAGGGCGAGGAGGAGCGCGCGATCGGCGAGCTGCCGTACCGCTACCCGGTGATCACAGCCGAGCAGATCAAGCTCTGGCCGCGCGACGTGGCAGCGAGGCATCTCGTCCCGGTCTACCCGCTGGGCTCCTACGACTGGCCGCCCTGGCCCTACTGGCCCTACGGCCCCTACCAGCCCTGGCCCTTTCGGTGACCCGACCCCGGGCCTAGGGAGCCTTGCCCCGCACGGTGATCACCGAGAACTGCGCCGGGTCCAGGTAGCGCGCCGAGACGCGCTGCACGTCCGCCGCGGTGACGCGGCCGATGCGCTCCCGGTAGCGATCGGGGTAATCGAGCCCGAGGCCGTGCTCCTCCACGGCGATCAAGAGCCGGGCCACCTTCCCCGAGGTGTCCATGCGCAGCGGGAAGCTCCCGACGAGG includes:
- a CDS encoding long-chain fatty acid--CoA ligase, which gives rise to MNVARNLERSAFHHPGRPALVFRDRRWTYRELDRAASSLAAGLAGLGLRPGERLGLHLPNWPEFVLTYYAASKIGLVPISLNVVYKRDELGYIINDGEAAAVVTAGPVAANLPPRRELPSVRHLIQVGGQGEVDFRSLAGDPGLRAMERDRSETAAILYTSATTGRPKGVMLTHENVVSNTWATIHHLRMTPDDRGLCALPLFHCFGQNFIMNALVACGGTLVLQERFVPDDFTAAIGAEGITLLYAVPTMYILMLGSDMARWDRSSLRLCFSAAASLPAEPERRWKEHTGHDIHQGYGLTECSPFASYNHDTAFRPGSIGTPIENVEMKVVDPATGQQVGDGELGEILIKGPNVMKGYFRNPQATAEAVRDGWLHSGDIGSRDADGYFYVVDRVKDMINVSGFKVFPREVEEVLFLHPSVKEAAVLGTPDPVRGEAVKAFVVLKEGASADPEALRALCRDRVAAYKVPEAIEFIAALPKSPTGKILKKDMRKPQ
- a CDS encoding quinone oxidoreductase gives rise to the protein MKAIRVHTPGGPEVLRLEDVPEPTPGAGQALVKLEAAGLNYIDVYFRTGANKVPLPFTPGLEGAGTVTALGAGVSDVKVGDRVAYTGIPGSYAQLNVCPANRLVKLPDGLSFRDGAAAMLQGMTAHYLVVSTYPLRKGETCLVHAAAGGMGLLLCQMAKMRGATVIGTASTEEKAALARAAGADHVIVYTTQDFVAEVKRITGGRGVDVVYDGVGATTFSGSLDCLRPRGTLALFGAASGPVPPLDLQLLNVKGSLFVTRPSLNHHIATREELVQRSGDVLGWIREGKLRLRVEITFPLAQAADAHRALEGRKTTGKVLLLP
- a CDS encoding Slp family lipoprotein, with the protein product MRRAGLLLSALLLAGCVSAFPDEMLHAVNRAVTVSELRRAPGAHTGARVILGGEILATRPRVGETEIEVLARNLGSDDSPDRSDRSEGRFLVTTRGFLDPAVYAAGRRITVVGTVKGEEERAIGELPYRYPVITAEQIKLWPRDVAARHLVPVYPLGSYDWPPWPYWPYGPYQPWPFR